From the genome of Bos mutus isolate GX-2022 chromosome 2, NWIPB_WYAK_1.1, whole genome shotgun sequence:
CCCACGGTCCACGTGGGGCCTAGCACCTGGGGTCCTGGGGCCAGGATGGCCAGCGTACGATGCTTAATCCCTCTGAGTCAAGATCCTTTGGTAAAAAGAAGGGGCAGGACCCCAGCCTCTGGGCTCCTTGACCCAGGCCCTGTTCTCTGAAGCCCGGCgccccttctcccagcccagagCGCAGACTCTCAGCCCTCCACCCCCTGCTTTCCTGACTCAGCCACCACCCAGCTTCCTGGATTTTCTCATAACACATCACTCACCACCCCGTGTTTCTTTTAGCTCCATGAAGACTTTTCTGCTTGAGAAACACATTTGGATCTAACAGGGTAAGAAGGTGCTGAAGTtagaaatatttgcttaatttAGTAATATGTATGTGCTTATGTCACATCCATTCTCCCGAAGTTAACTCTCCCCCACCGGGCTGTGAGCTCAGGTCAGAGACTGTCTACTCCCACAGAATCAGGGTGATATTTTTAGTCatcttataaaataatttaaaacagacTTTTCAGGACAACCCAGCCAGCACAGGCAGCTTGGACCCAAGCATCAAACGTTGTCCTGactatttgctttctgtttccatAGGGGAACCACTCCATCTCTCCTCCTCATGCTTCTCTCCGTGTTGTCCCTTCACCCTTGTATCCATCACTGAAGGTACAGGAAGAAGGCCAATGTTCCCAGATGTCCTTACCTTCACGTCAGGTGCTGTCGAGGGGGTGGCGGTGCAGGGGGCGGTTCTGGCAGACTGGTTATTCCAGGAATGAAATGTTGGAGAGGTCGGGCTGTGGGCACCAGCACCTGGGTAACCCTGAGAATCATTCAGGgtacttgtgtgtgcatgctaagtcgcttcagtcgtgtccgactctttgtgaccctttagactgtagcccgccaggctcctctgtccatggaattctccaggcaagaatactagagtgggttgccatgcccccagaggatcttccccacccagggactgaaactgaatctcttttgtctcctgcatttggcaggcaggatctttatcaccaggaccacctgggaagcctttcagGGTACTTACTTACAAGGAAAGAATCCTGACTCTGGCTGTAGGTCAAGTACGAAAAGAATCTACTTAAAGGGTATTGTGTAGGGACTTCTCTGACTgtgcaggggttaagactccttgctcccaatgcagggagcacaggttcgatccctggtcggggaattaagattccacgtGCTACACAGCACATGGaaagggcggggcggggcggggcagggggcaggtGGCTATCAGGTAGTGGAGAAGGCTTGGAAACAACCTATCCAGGACTAAGCCAGGACAGAATGGATCTGGCGAGGCTGCCACTGCCACCAGCATGTATAATAGCACTGCGACAATGACAACCCTGACACAGGACAGTGGAGGTGTGACCTAGGTGCCCAAAGAAGTGCTCCTGCAGCATGTTGAAGACTGTTCTGCATGGCCCTGGCTTCTCTGAAGGAATGGCTCCTCGTTTAAAAACTAGGGCTGGCCCATCTGGCTAGGGGACTCCAGGTCACACACCAGTGCagtctgtgggggtgggggctgggggacaaGCATTTGGCATCTCAGCTTCTTCAACAGGCCGAGAGCCAGGCAGCAAACACCCACTGACTTGCGTCAACTACACACAGACTCTTTCCCCTCCTCACCATCTCCAAGCACCCCAAGCCCCCAAATCAATTGCTTAATCTGAAGTTCTAAACCCTGCTCAACTCAAAGCGGGGGCCTGCTCTCTTAAATTACTTCACCCACAAGGAAAAGAGGTTGTCATTTGTAGGGCAAGACCCTTCTTCTCCTTGCCCAGCCTGAACTGGGACACAGGGACCTTCCCAGGCGATCCAAGAGAAAAGGTTTGTTGTATGGTATTATTGCACATGAAGCtcagaaaaaaattcacacaGGCACTGGGGTGGTTTTCAAACAATTTATGGACCTTGGGCTTAAAAGTGTTTTCTAATCCCTGTGGAGACCAGATTGCAAAAAAGTATGTTCCTCCAAGCCTTGTGAGCATCTGGCTTGGTCATGACCCTCTGTTGCTAGGGTTTTCTggtcattttcatttcataaattgACTGTTCACCAGAAAGTAGTTGGTGATCACACACTCTGAGGGCAGAAATCTGCAGAGGAGtttctggcttggaaaatccAGAGAGGTGACTCCTTGAGCTGCCTGGTGGCCCTGGGTCCCAGCAGGCCCATCCTAGAGTGCCTTCTGCCAAAGGGCAAAATTAAGAGGCTTCTGGAAGTCACCTGgggccccttctcttcctgggagAAACCCCCTTCCTTGAAGACTGTGGCCTCCAACAAATCTGAAACCCTGTCTCCAAGACCACATGGTAGACAGCCTCTTTCTGGTACCCACCAAGGGGGTGGGCTCACTGCACGCAGGGACCCCCAGGCCAGCAAGAAGTAGCTCCCTGCTTGGAAAAGCTCCATATGACCAATATTATAGCAGAAACCCAGCCAAGGCAAGCTCAGTCCCCAGGGCACAGAGCCTGGGAGCAAATCCATTCCCTCTGCAAACATCTGGTGCACGCACCACGCTGAGGTCAGGATGCTGAACTGTCTTCTGCTGGGAAGGTCCCTCTCCCTCACCACCCCGTTCACTTTCTCAGGATTTAGGCCTTAGCCTCTCCTCCCTTACCTGCCTGTTGATAGCCACAGAGGGAACAgttgtcccccaccaccacccactaCCCCCAGGGAACTGAGCCTATCTGCAGGGCTTGTCTGTCtcttatttttgaaaaggaaaaaaaggaggggtTGCAAGGGATAAACTCTGACGTCATGGGCCGGCGTCGGACATGGGGGTTGGAGGCCATCTGGAGCAGGTGCTGGCAGGGCCcctgggaaaggagagagagggcagCTGGTTCACCGGGTGGGGGGTGTCCTGGGGTCAGACAAAGACCTCACGGCATGATGAAGTTAAGCTTTTCTGGAATTTCTGGCCTGGGAAGGATGGATGATACTTCCTTGGCCTCTGGCTCCTCTCCTAAACCCAGGCCCTATAGGTGCAGGACTCATGGAAGAGGTCCAAGCTCAAAGAGACCTGGCCATGTGGTGCCCTTGCACCCTCCGTGGGTCCCCATCACCAACAGATCTGAGAATCTCAGGGTTGCAGGGCCCTCCCACCTGGGGGTGTGTGTCTGGTGCACTGACACTGAGAACCCTCTTCTGCCCTGGCTGCTTCCTCTTGCCTTCGTCTAGGACTCCGAAACTTCTAGAAGGGGCCTCCAGACTCATCTGCCCCCATCCAGGAGGCAAGGAAAGCTTTTCCCCCTGATTCAGGTGGTGAAACTGAAGgccccatgcagtgatgggattGGCGAGGGTCCCACTGCAATTTCCCGGCCCGGCCTACTTGAGATCTGCTCACCGCCTGTTCAGTGTCCTCTCTGGGAAGTTATGCAACTGGAAGGGGGCCCCCTCGGGATGAAATAATTGCAGAGAAAAACAGATGGGCCTCGGAGCAATCTTTCCCTCCTCTGTGTGCCTGAGAATCCTCCGCAGGACCAGGAGGGGGCGCTGTTACACGGGGCGCTTGTTCCCCaatcctggggagggggctggacaATCCTCTCTTAGCCACACATTCCCCAGCCTCCTAAAAGGTTATACACACATTTCTTACTTCATCAAGGCCCCCTCTCATCTCTGCGCGTGGGTGCTCAATCgcgaccgactctttgcgaccctatggactgtagcatgccaggcttctctgtccatgggattctttaggcaagaatactggagtggattggactgtagcccaccaggctcctctgtccatagggattctccaggcaagaatactggaatggattgccatgccctcctccaggggatcttcccacccaggaactgaaccccagggtctcctgcatcttctgcatcacaggcgggttctttaccactgagccacccattTCTACAGGGTCCTAGTAAAGGACTGAACATCAACTGCCCCCTGGAAGGGCCGACCAATGGTAGGCATAAGGATCTAACCTTGCCCTtgtggaggaaggagaaaaaaggaagaagggcCAATAATAATGGAGTCTTTTCTCTCCATGTCCCCACCTCTCAGAGgttcaggaggaagaagaggtcCCAGGCATGCCACTTTGGGGTGCCTGGAGCTTGGCACAATCCAGCCTGGCTCTGACTTTTCCTACTCCCTCTCTATGTCCCCTCCACAACTGACCACTCTCCTTTGGCCCCATCAATCAAGCCCCACCCCCTAAGCTGCTTGCCTTCCTCATCCTCAGGAGCACAACACCTCCAACCCTTGGAAGACAAGCCCCTCCCCCTCTTTACCCCAGCTCCTTGTCTCTACCTGCCTCTCTCCTAAGTCTGCCCTCCTCTGGGCACTCCCACCCAAAGATCTCCCCCTCTTTCTTTCCCTAGGTCTGAGTACTCGTGTTTTTCTTTCACTGCCCGCTCTAAGCCTGGGTGCATGCCCCTCCATTAACCCAAAGGGAGTCACTCTGTTTTCCATCTAcgtctccctcctctccttcctctcctcctgcctgccaGGTGACCTTTCCCGGCTCAGCACAcagttttccttctccaggaagcttgCCCTCCTAGCCCAAGCTGGGGAAACTGCCTGTGTCCCTGCCATTGTCCTTTTCAGCCCACAAAGCTAGTGTCTGCTGCCTGgggattggggggagggggtCCTGCCAGGATGGAACCCTACAGGTTGCATGGATGTTCAGTGAATACTTGGGGGAATCAGTGGATGGAGAAGTGACAAATGACAAGAGTCCCTACAGAACGGCCAGGCTCCTGAGACCCAGtgaccttttctctctcctttgccaTCAAGAGGAGTTATCACACTGGGCATTCAATAAAGGGCCACAAACAGCTCACGCTCAGCTGCTCAGTGGTTCCAACTTTCCCAGGCCTGGCCTCTGGGGCCAGAGCAAGAAGGAGCAGACCTTATGGAGGaaaaaacaggaagaaggaaTCTGAGTCCCAGGTCTAgcccaggaggcagagagagccTTCTCTGCAGCTTTCTGAGCAAGGAAacggggaggaggggtggggagcttCCATCGCCAAGGCAGTCATGTGCTGACTACCTCCTTCCCTGGAGGTCCCTCCAGCACCATCCTCCCACTTCTATCCATCCCACCTCTCAGGCCCCAGGGAAGCAGGAACTGAACCCTAATCTgtcccagggaagcctcatgcCACAAGTAACTCTTCCAGGATCTGACCTGCCCCAAAGGACCGCAGGCTAGTGTTCAGAAGTGAGGGCTCACCAGAAAACTGTTCCACAGATGGGGGCAGGTAGAGCCCAAGGTGTTGATTCTGTCCaccctgggatgggggtggggcagggttgATTTACTGCATGTAATCTCAAAGCTCAAAGAGACAGGAGACCTACCTAGATGGTTACCCAGCCGTCACCAAGTACAAACAAGGGACAAAGAAGACAGGAAGAACCAGCCTACAGATATTCAGACAGAAGGAGGTGCCCATGAAGCTCCCAACCTGTCCTTAATAAGGGGTTTCAGAGGATGTAGCTGCTGCTCCCTGGAAACCAACCCCATGCCTGGCCCAATCTGCCTGGCTCCTTAAACCTGTATAAACAAAGCAAATCTCAAAGAAGTTCCAGGTTGGTAACAATCCTGTTTGTCCAATAGACAAAAAGGAGAGGGAACTTCCATCCTCCACCCGGCGAtccctcccttttcctcttcagtatctcttcttttctcttcaaaTGAAAAGAGTGGTGCCACTGTCCTGGTGCAACTATAGACAGGCAATCAGGGTGGCTGCCTGAAGGTGGTGAGCCAACTCATCAAAACACAAAGGACACACTGCTGATGGTCATCTTGGAATTCAGGAGATCTGCTACCCCAAGCTCAGGCCTCACACGTAGGTTATTTCCTAAACAAAGGCACCTGCACTTTCCAGCGCAGAATGCTAGGGTGGGAAAGAGAGAGCATATGGTTTTGCATCAGCCTCTGCTGTGGGATCCACCAGAAGACACCTGGTTCTCCCGGTCCCTCTTGACTCCAGTAGCCTTCAGGCAGGGGAGCAGCTTCCTTTCCCCGAAAAAGGTCATCCTGGTGCCTCCAACCCTCCGGGTCGTCTTGGCCGCAGGGGTCCGCCAGCGCGCCCTCCCCTGGTCTCTGCTCTGCAGCTGAGTCCTGTTCGGAGGCAGTCACGGAGTCATAGATTCCCACACCTCACTCAGTTCTTAGGATCCTCTGTCTCCGCCGCCCATCCCGAATGACTCCTCAGCCTGCGGAGACGCCCTTTCCAGGAGAAGGAGTCGTGGGCGGCAGGGATACTTGGGCGTGTACCGACAACTACGACGGGAACCACTCAGGGCAGAGAACGCGAACGCGACCACCTGTTACGGCTCACAGAAGCCGGACCCGGCTCGGGGTCGGGTGAAGCTCGCGCCCCAGACTGTGCAGGTGCACAGGACACTGGAGCGACAGCCCCGCGCTGCGGATCCTCGCGTGGGTGCAGACTGGGTCAGGCGCGCCCCCGCCGGTGCAGACGGGAGCCATCTGGCGGGTCAGACCCGGGGACGTTCTGTGCAGCCGACCCGGGCTGAGGACGCACTTAGAGTCACCGCGTCCGGCACACGGGGCTTCGGTACACACGCAGGAACACTCGCATCTCAAACACACCcgcagttttctgtttttttgctcTCACCCGCAGGCGAAAAGCTTGCATTCTGTGGTGTAGGGCTTGCGCTCCCCCCCTGCGGCCCCGGGCAAATCCCTGTCTTCTTGCGCCTCCCTCCCCGACCTCCCGCTCCACCATCCGCCTCCTCAGTCTCAAGGCATCGGTGCCTCTCGCCCGTCAGGTGCCCCGGGGAAGAGATTGGCAACAAGGCAGCTCTGGGTGGATTTCGGACTGTGCCAACTTTCTGGCTGTGTGCTTTTGGTCAAGTGATTTAATTCctctgagcccatctttgcacctGCAAAGAGGAAAACTGATCCTTTCCAGGACGAGCGTGTGGGTTGAGGGCCAAGCTTGTGCGCAGGGCACCGGGTGCACGGACGCTTGGCATGCTAGGGCGCGCTCCCTGCAATCCTTGGTCCCTTGTGCGCGCCGCTTTGCAGCTTGGAGAGCAGTCCAGAGGGAGCCCGCCGAGCCGCGGGATCCCTCCAGGgtagggtgagggtgggggccgAGGGGGAGCCCCCGCGGCCCCCTCCCGGCCCTCGGCGCGTGTGCCATTGGCCCGGACGGCCCTGTGGGCGGGAGGATGACATCAGCGGCAGGTTGGATTATAAAGGCGCGAGCGGAGCCGCGGACTCAGAGCGCACCCAGCCGGCGCCGCGCAGCACTGGGACCCGCGTCCGCCTCGCAGCCCGGCCAGCCTGCTCCGCGCTCGCCTGCCTGTCGGCTCGCCGGCCCCGCGCACCCTCGCTGCCGCTCGTCTGCGCCCAGGCACCCCACGGGCACCATGCACCTCTCCCAGCTGCTAGCCTGCGCCCTGCTGCTCGCGCTACTCTCGCTCCGGCCCTCCGAAGCCAAGCCCGGGGCGCCGCCAAAGGTGGGTACTGTCGCGGGGACGTCGGAACCTGTGAGGGGCAATGGGAGGGCTGGGGTGTCTAGGAGGGTGTGGCCCACCGGGGTGAGGGGTGAGAGCAGTGGGGGCGGAAAGACGGCTCTCTCCCCTGAGATGCGCGCGGGGGACAGCTGGGGGGCCCTCGAAGCCCGGACTCAGGATAGCGTCCAAAAATGCGCAGCCCCGACCACAGAGTGGTCAGCCCCGCAAGGGGCAAAGGAGAGGAGGGCAAAGGGCTCCCCGAGGGAGCGGACCACGGCGGCCTCGAGGCAGGTGGACGCAGGGCCGAGCTGCCGGGCACCTGTGACGGGCGTTCTCAGGACTCCGCGCCGGACCATCGGCGGCCCCGCAGAGTCCCCCGTGCTGCCGCGGCGCGTGCCTTCACCTACCCGTCCTTTCCCTTGGAGGTCCCGCGAACTCCGTCCGGCGAGGAGGTGGCCGAGCCCCAGGCTGCGGGCGGCGGTCAGAAGAAAGGCGACAAGACTCCCGGGGGCGGCGGCGCCAATCTCAAGGACGACCGATCGCGACTGCTTCGGGACCTGCGCGTGGACACCAAGTCCCGGGCGGCGTGGACCCGCCTCCTGCACGAGCACCCCAACGCGCGCAAATACAAAGGAGGCAACAAGAAGGGTTTGTCCAAGGGCTGCTTCGGCCTCAAGCTGGACAGGATCGGCTCCATGAGCGGCCTGGGATGTTAGTGCGGCGACCCCTGGCGGCGGTGAGTACCACCAACCCTGGCCTCCGGGCTCTCTTGCACACCCAGCACCCCCGCGAAGCCCCCAGAACCAAACCTGTACCCTCTCCCGCAGGCCGGTTCCCCCCTGATCCCGTAGCCCTGGGAGCTTTCCTCCTCACGACCAGCCCATCCGGACATaggactgtgtgtgtgcttgacTTTTACCCCAGGAACAtttatcatcccattttacagatggataaAGTGAGGGAAAAGTAGTCGGGGAACTTTGGCAAGGTCAGAAATGGCTTAGCATAGATGAACCCATCTGACTTCCTCTGGAGAATCAGAGACAGCTTGGTGGGGTCCCAACCACCCCAGGACCACAGAGCAACCAGCAGCATTGGCCCCAGTTCTccaactgggggtgggggaggggcgaggTTGAGGGGTGATCCTGGGTTTGTGGGAGCAAAGGAGGAGGGCATACATACAAGTCAAGGGTAAATTCACTTGCCAGCCACTGCATCATGGTGCTGGGTAGTAAGCAGCCCAGGGGTCAGGACAGCTCCCTGGGTCTGTTGTCCCTGTGATGGGACAGACTTGGGGTGACACCTGCCCCCTCCCAATATACAGAATAGCCACTTGTTAGCACCACCAGGGAGCATTTCAGTCCCAGAGCATTCTGGTTCTTGTCTGGTCTCTAAACCGTGGCTGTGGGCAAGCTGGCCTGTCCAGGGTCCTGACGCTGCTGCAATCCATGTGACTTCAGGATCCAACCTCAGTGTTCATGGCACTATTTCAGGGCAAGGaaacagaaactaaaataaatctttttttgccCCAACCTCAAACTCAAACATATCCCAAACTGAGCTCCTCCCCACCCGCTACCCGCCACCCCCACCATGCGGAGGCTCCACACCCGGGTTTCTGGCATGGCCTTCTACCCCTGCACCAGGCTGGAAACCCCCGTGCTACCTTCTGCCCCTGCCGAGCGCTGCATCCTGGCAAGATACTGGGCCAAggtccttccctcctttccccatCCTCTCCATCCCCGCTGCCCATCAGTGTCCGAACAACAAACAACATCCAACCTCTGGAACTGACATTCAGCTGCTTTAGAATCTGACCCTTTCCGGTGTCCAGCCTTGCCTGCGGCCAGCTGCTGTCGTTCCCTGTCCCACAGCCTTTCTGTCCCACTCCAGACCAAGCTGTTCTCTCATCCCAGAAGCCATATCAGTGTCCACACTGTCTTCCCCCACAGAGGACAAGAGCGCCCCTCTCTGAAGCTCTCCAGCACAACGCCTGAGGCTTCGATACAGAAAAcctcacctaaaaaaaaaaaaaaaaaaattgaaaacctcACCTGAGCTATAGTTGTCTGTGAACCTCCCCAAATGAACTCATGAGCATGTTAAGGGCCAGATGCCAGCCAAAGATGGTCTGGGGCCTGTAAGATGCCCAAAGGGGCTCTGAAAAATGTCTGTCAATGATCCACAAAACCTGCCTCACCCAACTTAGGGGCACTCCTCACCCACCTGCCCTAGCATTTAGCTGGTATCTTTCCTCTCTGCAGCCAGACATGGCTGGGCTGTGTGCTCCTCCTGCAAGGGCTTCGTTTGTCTGAGATCTTAACTTGCTGTGATTCTAGCACATGTGCCCCAGTCTTTAGAAGCTACCCTTGTGATGGGTTTGTTCTATTCTCTCCTATCTCAGCAACGAAGAGATGGAGCCACAGGCCTTAGACTTTCAACTTGTGATTTAAGCATCAAGTTCCAACTTGAGAATCCAAACAAATGGTATTATGAGTTAGCAGAGGATGGGATAAGGTCCTGGCATCAGGTCAAGCCCCTGCCGTGCACATCCCGTAGGTTCCTTGTTCTCAGATGTGGTTGTCTGTGGGTAtcaagtgggggtggggagaaggaccCTGAGGGAGGAATCGAGGTTGCTAAGACTTCTTGACCCCTTTGAATGAGGAAGTTTGTCAACTTCCTGGAAGTTCTCTTTTAGCTGAACACTAACCTCCAACATCCACAACCATCtcagccccaccctcacccctatCTCCGTGAGAAGGCAGAGCATCCTTCCTGTTGCCAGCAGCCTCCTAGTGGCGATGCCCAAGCTATCTCACTGTCTGggctaaaaagagaaagacagctTAGGGTTCCCCATTGATGAAAGCTCTTCCGAAGCAGTGGCCATGCCTCCACTCAGGAGTTGACTTTGGCTCTAACCAGCCGCCAAAATGACTATCGCTGATGGTTATAGCCTTGATTATAAAATGCTAATGACAGAGACGAGGTGTGGAGGGTGCCT
Proteins encoded in this window:
- the NPPC gene encoding C-type natriuretic peptide, translated to MHLSQLLACALLLALLSLRPSEAKPGAPPKVPRTPSGEEVAEPQAAGGGQKKGDKTPGGGGANLKDDRSRLLRDLRVDTKSRAAWTRLLHEHPNARKYKGGNKKGLSKGCFGLKLDRIGSMSGLGC